CTCTGCTTCCAGCAGCTGCGCTTTTGCTTGTGCGCGGGCTTTTTGGACTTCAGCTTCCGCTATCTCTTTTGCTACTCTACTACGTTGCGAAGCTTCTGCTTCTCTTTCTGCAAGCACGGCATTTGTTAATGCTATCTGTGCTCTTGAATCGTTTTCGCCTTTGACAGCCTCAGCATTATAGGAGGCGACGGAGACACGACGGTCTCTTTCCGCTAGGGCTTTTCCGATATCGCCTTTTTTCTCCTGCTCGGAAACATCGACCTTTGCTTGGTTGACAGCCATTGAGGATGCTTTTTTACCAATGCTTTCGATATATTCCGACTCATCGGTAATGTCGGTGATGTTTACGTTTAGAAGCGTCAAGCCGATCTTATGTAGTTCAGGCTCAATATTCTTTTTAATCGCGTCTAAAAACATTTCGCGGTCTTGGTTGATCTCTTCAATACGTAGAGAAGCAACTGTAAGGCGAAGCTGGCCCACTATAATCTCTGTAGCCATGCTTTCAATGCCTTTATGGTCCAGATCTAGCAGTCTGACCGCAGCATTGTTCATCACTTCCGATGTCACGCCGAGAGCAACGGTGAATGTACTAGGAACGTTGACACGGATATTCTGATGGGATAAAGCCCCTTTTAATGGAATATGGATGGTGCGTGGTGTCAGGTCGAGGAAGGCATAACCCTGGATAAGGGGCCATACGATTTTACCTCCGCCGTGATAGCATTGCACTGTCTTGTTATTCCCTACGCGTCCATAGATCACGAGGACTTTATTAGAGGGGCATCTACGGTATAATTTGGCGAAGAAGTAGAGTGTAGAAAAGAGAAAGAATACAAATCCGCCTATAGCTATTTCAAGATATAAATTTTCCATAGCATTTCCTTATTTTTTATTACAGTGGCATGACGACGACTGTTTTATCGTCGGCTTTTTTTAACACTACGACGCGTGAAAAAGAGGGGATTTCTTGCTCATGGTGAGAGATTGCCTCGATTTCGCGAGTGATATTTTCAATATTAATTGTAATTTTACCCGAACCTTTTACGGGGATTCGTTGGTAAACGGTAGCTTCCAAACCAATCGTCTTATCAATGTCAAAGACCGTGCCGGTACTCTGTAGTTGATGGGCAAGTCTAAAAATTAAACCGCTTGCTAGAATTGTTAGGAAACCTGCACTGAAGGCTATGCTTAGGTTAAATATGCCTTGAATTTGGAATTCATGTTTCAAAGAAAGAGCAGTCCACCCGAACACCATAAGGAAACCGGAGAGAGCTTGCTTTGTCAGCCATTTAAAATTGCCGGAGTCAGATTCGAATTCGCTGAATTCACCTGTGCCGATAAGATTTAGGGTAAATTGGATTAGGAATAATGCGCTCCCTAAGACTGCACAAAACCAATAAAGTGAATCAGAATTAACAAATGAATTGATTTGTTCAAACATAATATCATCCTAAAATAGTCTGATTAACTATAGCTAAGTCAGAGGGTTAAATAAAATAAGAAACTTTCACAAAAACAAACGAGAAGAATATGAGATCATTAAATATAACGGGTCATCTTAAGATGTCGATCAAAATGATTGTCTATATATTATTTTAAAATTCATTTCAGTCATCCTCTATTTATAAAGTTTAGTGGAAATTATGAGTGGAAAAAGAATATCTACTACTTTTTATGAACAGGTTATTATTAACAATGATTTAATTTAATTTTAATTGAAATAATTTGCGAAATAATGTTTACTGTTATAAATATTTTAACGAGGATTAAAGATATGGTTACATCGGTTAATATTAATGGAACTCTAGTATGTTGGAGGCAAGCTGATCCTCAACAACCTTTATTTCAATCTAGCAAGGAAAATATAGGGGTATCCAGTCAATGGGTTTCTGCTCAGACTTTTTTGAATGATATCTATACTCGCAGTACTTTTAGTGTTCAAGGACCCTACTGCACAGGTAAGGAAGTATGTGAAAAAACAAATGTTGCTTCCTATCTCTTAGATGTTGCGGATTCTGATGAAGATATTTATCAAAATTTTACTGAAACTAAGAAAGTTTGGAATGCAGTGCGCGATATTGTGAAAACATCTTCCAATAACCAAGTGGAACTTATCGAAGATCCAAAAGAAGCTGAAATATCTGCTAAATTTGTCGATCATGTGTTTCGTCCTTTTATTCCGAACTCTCCGCTATTGACTTGGTCGCATAATCCAAAGGCATCTACCTTTAAGCGTTCTATTGGTCTATTTGGACTTTTTTTTGAGCTGCCTGTACGTTTATTGGTAGTTTTAGGGGGGCATGCATTATTAAGTGGCTATAGCCTTATCTCTAAGGATGAAAAGACGGCAGATTATATAGCATACTATCGTTTTCGCTTAGATATTAACGCCTACTCACCCTCGCAAGAAATATGTAAACGAATCTATAATGCTATCAATTTCTAAATAGCTATCTACTTATTACATCAATAAGCTTCTCCTATGCAAGGAGAAGCTTATTTCTTAAAACATCCTAGATGTACGGTAACACATTAATCCTTTTGAATTGATACTCAAATTAGTTCGGCCGATATCCACACCAAAAAATAAGTAAATATTTTTTAAGACATATAGTGCTGCGTGCCAATTCCCACAGGACTTGTGAGTGAGAGCC
The Parachlamydiales bacterium genome window above contains:
- a CDS encoding SPFH domain-containing protein, whose amino-acid sequence is MENLYLEIAIGGFVFFLFSTLYFFAKLYRRCPSNKVLVIYGRVGNNKTVQCYHGGGKIVWPLIQGYAFLDLTPRTIHIPLKGALSHQNIRVNVPSTFTVALGVTSEVMNNAAVRLLDLDHKGIESMATEIIVGQLRLTVASLRIEEINQDREMFLDAIKKNIEPELHKIGLTLLNVNITDITDESEYIESIGKKASSMAVNQAKVDVSEQEKKGDIGKALAERDRRVSVASYNAEAVKGENDSRAQIALTNAVLAEREAEASQRSRVAKEIAEAEVQKARAQAKAQLLEAEEIVPQEINKRRVLIDAEAEAQRTITIAQGEARAILAMREAEAEGIQKMLDAKAKGYKLLVEACGNDAKSASTMLLLEKLEQIVGLQAEAIKNIKIDKITVWDSGNNENGSSTSNFISQFVKSLPALHDIAAMAGLELPEYLGKIACDKVVPAEECTIKPLS